In Calliopsis andreniformis isolate RMS-2024a chromosome 6, iyCalAndr_principal, whole genome shotgun sequence, a single genomic region encodes these proteins:
- the LOC143181100 gene encoding uncharacterized protein LOC143181100 → MSSTKGEKVPCARLCHIVKWDDFDGYGFNLHAEKGKNGQFIGKVDDGSPSQAAGLRQGDRIIEVNEINIANETHKQVVERIKAFPNETKLLVVDQEADEYFRANNIVIKGTMANVKVIKTPEKNPNSVEQEELNGNNTSTDESTQKLSGSNDDSQHSESSTVSANATRSSMRSENESEREESNRENGNTIRNNDTSSMDGHMTGNGNVGGSESRQGLNLKMSAKELRAQLAARKKFDPKKESLGFKDKFDIVQKL, encoded by the exons ATGTCTTCGACGAAGGGTGAGAAGGTTCCATGTGCACGGCTGTGCCATATCGTGAAATGGGACGACTTCGACGGTTACGGGTTCAACCTGCACGCGGAGAAAGGGAAGAACGGGCAGTTCATCGGTAAGGTGGACGACGGGTCACCGAGTCAGGCTGCTGGCCTGCGACAGGGCGATAGGATCATCGAGGTTAACGAGATCAACATCGCGAACGAGACGCACAAACAGGTGGTCGAGCGCATCAAAGCCTTCCCCAATGAGACGAAGCTGCTGGTGGTGGACCAGGAGGCTGACGAATATTTCAGGGCCAACAACATCGTTATCAAGGGCACTATGGCGAACGTCAAGGTGATCAAGACACCAGAGAAGAATCCGAACAGTGTCGAACAGGAGGAGCTTAATGGCAACAATACTTCCACGGACGAG AGCACACAAAAGTTGAGCGGTTCAAACGACGACTCGCAGCATAGCGAGAGCAGTACAGTGTCGGCGAATGCGACGAGATCGTCGATGAGGAGTGAAAACGAAAGCGAACGCGAGGAATCTAATCGAGAGAATGGAAACACTATCAGGAACAACGATACGTCGTCGATGGATGGCCATATGACAGGGAATGGTAACGTCGGTGGTAGCGAATCCCGACAAGGTCTCAACCTAAAGATGAGCGCCAAAGAACTGAGGGCCCAACTCGCAGCGCGCAAAAAGTTTGATCCTAAAAAGGAATCTCTCGGTTTCAAAGACAAATTCGATATCGTGCAAAAGTTATAA
- the Mrpl19 gene encoding mitochondrial ribosomal protein L19 — protein sequence MVISSRLLSYRVWQNLHRAKALGKETKAFSSLAETLKEDIKRDSDETPSRVTQDSSKSTSFVNHRFIYPEFLPDPNSLYRNNVREKLERMDMVARRSVISIPQFYVGSILSVTYSEPHAAGKVNTFVGICISREGAGLRAAFILRNAVNGEGVEVKYHLYDPAIQKIVCLRLEKRLDNELFYLRDAPIEYSTFPFDMEPELESEGTTVPVNELKIPLNKPPWLERWERKELKGVIKESIVVNEKRLRKAEAARKPWEKYDLMKIYRETIPEEEQNEIFCDVHTELSQLEVKKSILKRKRTFVRPKKVV from the exons ATGGTTATTTCATCGAGATTATTATCCTATAGAGTATGGCAAAATTTGCATCGTGCAAAGGCACTCG GCAAGGAGACAAAAGCTTTTTCATCACTTGCAGAAACTTTAAAAGAAGATATAAAACGCGATAGCGATGAGACTCCTTCAAGAGTCACACAAGACTCATCTAAATCCACATCTTTTGTAAATCACAGATTCATTTATCCAGAATTTTTACCAGATCCAAATTCATTGTATCGTAACAATGTTAGAGAAAAATTAGAACGTATGGATATGGTAGCTAGAAGATCAGTTATAAGCATTCCCCAATTTTATGTTGGTTCCATATTGTCAGTAACTTATTCTGAACCACATGCAGCAGGAAAAGTAAACACATTTGTTGGTATATGCATTTCAAGAGAAGGTGCTGGATTAAGAGCTGCATTCATTTTAAGGAATGCTGTGAATGGTGAAGGTGTAGAAGTAAAATACCACTTATATGATCCTGCTATTCAAAAAATTGTATGCTTAAG ATTGGAAAAGAGATTGGACAATGAATTATTTTATCTCAGAGATGCACCAATAGAATACAGTACATTTCCTTTTGACATGGAACCAGAACTGGAAAGTGAAGGAACAACTGTGCCAGTAAATGAACTTAAAATTCCTCTCAATAAACCTCCATGGCTTGAAAGGTGGGAACGTAAAGAATTGAAAGGAGTCATAAAGGAGTCAATAGTTGTTAATGAGAAACGTCTGAGGAAAGCAGAGGCTGCTCGTAAACCATGGGAGAAATATGATTTAATGAAAATCTATAG gGAGACAATTCCAGAGGAAGAACAGAATGAAATATTCTGTGATGTACACACTGAACTCTCTCAATTAGAAGTAAAGAAGAGTATATTGAAACGCAAACGAACATTTGTAAGACCAAAGAAAGTTGTATAA